One stretch of Deltaproteobacteria bacterium DNA includes these proteins:
- a CDS encoding GIY-YIG nuclease family protein, translating into MDKQFCVYILASKRNGTLYIGVTSQLATRVWQH; encoded by the coding sequence ATGGACAAGCAGTTCTGCGTTTACATCCTGGCCAGCAAACGGAACGGCACGCTGTACATTGGGGTGACCTCACAGCTGGCAACGCGGGTGTGGCAGCATAA